A single window of Thalassomonas viridans DNA harbors:
- a CDS encoding DUF3545 family protein codes for MDKRNSVLDSFEVQPKTKSSGKKRKWREIETLREKYRLEKELRIYEDSLEYMLDEF; via the coding sequence ATGGATAAACGTAACAGTGTCTTAGACTCATTTGAAGTACAACCTAAGACGAAATCAAGCGGTAAAAAACGTAAGTGGCGTGAAATCGAAACACTTAGGGAAAAATATCGATTAGAAAAAGAGTTAAGGATATATGAGGACTCACTGGAATATATGCTGGATGAGTTTTAA
- the tal gene encoding transaldolase has translation MSNQLSQLKQMTTVVADTGDIEAIAKFQPQDATTNPSLLLKAASLPSYQDLLTQAVNWAKEQSDDAKQQIMDAADKLSVLIGVEILKIVPGRISTEVDARLSFDTQGTVAKAKKLMAMYNEAGISNDRILIKAASTWEGIKAAEQLEKNGINCNLTLLFSFAQARACAEAGVYLISPFVGRILDWYKANTDKTEYSASEDPGVISVTEIYNYYKAQGYKTVVMGASFRNVGEILALAGCDRLTISPQLMDELAQSNEPVVQQLNPEQEKAAPEPALTENQFRWMMNQDAMATEKLSEGIRNFAIDQEKLEQQLAELL, from the coding sequence ATGAGCAACCAGCTTTCCCAGTTAAAACAAATGACCACAGTAGTGGCCGATACCGGCGATATTGAAGCAATCGCCAAATTTCAACCACAAGACGCTACCACAAACCCGTCACTGCTGTTAAAAGCCGCTTCCCTGCCGTCTTATCAGGACTTGCTGACGCAGGCGGTCAACTGGGCCAAAGAACAATCGGATGATGCCAAGCAGCAGATCATGGACGCCGCCGACAAGTTATCGGTATTGATAGGTGTGGAAATTTTAAAAATTGTCCCGGGCCGTATTTCTACCGAAGTTGATGCCCGCCTGTCTTTCGATACCCAGGGCACGGTTGCCAAAGCGAAAAAGCTGATGGCCATGTACAATGAAGCCGGTATCAGCAATGACCGTATCCTGATCAAGGCCGCTTCAACCTGGGAAGGCATTAAAGCCGCCGAGCAGCTGGAAAAAAACGGCATTAACTGTAACCTGACCCTGCTGTTCAGTTTTGCCCAGGCGCGTGCCTGTGCCGAAGCCGGCGTTTACCTGATCTCACCTTTTGTCGGCCGTATCCTCGACTGGTACAAAGCCAACACGGATAAAACCGAATATAGCGCCAGCGAAGATCCCGGCGTGATCTCCGTCACCGAGATCTATAACTACTACAAGGCACAAGGTTATAAAACCGTGGTCATGGGGGCGAGTTTCCGCAACGTCGGCGAAATTTTAGCCCTGGCAGGCTGCGACCGCTTAACCATCAGCCCGCAACTAATGGACGAACTGGCCCAGTCAAACGAGCCCGTTGTTCAGCAGCTTAACCCGGAACAGGAAAAAGCTGCGCCGGAGCCGGCATTAACCGAAAACCAGTTCCGCTGGATGATGAACCAGGATGCTATGGCTACCGAAAAACTGTCCGAAGGGATCCGTAACTTTGCCATAGATCAGGAAAAACTTGAGCAACAATTAGCCGAATTGCTGTAA